AGAGATCGGCGTCATTGATGCACTTGAAAAAGGCGGCTATCAGCTGCTGAATCCCTGGAAAAAAGGGATCACCCGCCCGGAGAGCCTGGCCTTAAGAAGAAAAGCGCTGACCTCGGATATTTTTCTGACGGGTACGAACGCCGTGACCCTGGATGGAAAGCTGGTGAGCATCGACGGCCTGGGAAATCGCGTGGCCGGGATGATCTTCGGTCCGCTGAAAGTCGTTGTGGCTGTCGGGGCCAACAAGATCGTCGCCAACGTTGAGGAGGCCATCGCCCGGGTTAAAAACATCGCCGCTCCGATTAATGCGCATAAGCACGACCTGAAGCCGCCTTTTCGGTCTCCCTGCACCGATACCGGGTTCTGCAGCGAGTGCCGCCCGCCCGCCCGGCTGTGTTGCAACACGGTCATCATCGAAGGCTGCTCAAGGGATCAGGAGCGGATCTGTGTCCTGATCATCGGTGAACCTTTGGGTTTTTAGAGCGCATGGCAAATCCCCGTCCAAAGAGGCTGTGTCGTAATTATAAAAACAAGCATTCCAAGATTTTTCGTCATTCCGGGCTTGACCCGGAATCCAGAATATTTTCAAGTTGATGTTCACCTGGATGCCGGATCAGGTCCGGCATGACATGGAAAAAAAGATTCAATTTTAACAATTACGATACAGTCTCAAAGGGGGGGCGGAGGGATTTAAAAAGCTCTCCGGCACTAAATGCAATCGCCCGGCTTAGTTTTGGCATCCACTGGGAATTGTTAGGTCAGACATGATTACGCAGCTGCAGCGCTACGGGATGGGGTTGCAGATAGAACTGGCCGCTCAGATAGGGCTGTTGGTATTTTCGGATATAATGATTGATCAGCGTGACCGGTACGACCAGGGGCACATGGCCGGCGCGATATTGATCGATAATTTGGAGCATCTCCTGCTTTTCATCGGCTGAAGTCTGCTTTTTAAAATAACCCATCAGGTGCTGCAATACATTCGTGTTCTTTTGAATGGTGGTTTTGTGCTTGAGGGCTTCCAGCAGGGCGGCTTCATAGATCCGGAATAATTCTCCGGGAGGGTACTCTTTGGCGGCTGCCACCAGTTTGCCCATGAAGCGGTAATGCTTCTGGCTGTGGGAAAGAATCAAAAGTTTGTGCCGGGTATGAAAGTCGACCAGATCGCCGATACGTTTACGACCGGATGAGATCCGGCGCCAGCGTTGCAATGTAAAAATGCGTTCGATAAAATTCTCCCTGATTTTGGGGTCATGAAGACGGCCGTCGTCTTCCACCGGAATCAGCGGAAACTGTTTCATGAAGGCTGCGGCGAAAAGGCCGCTCCCTTTTTTGACGGGCATCCCTTTTTCATTAAAGACATTCACCCGTTCCATGCCGCTGCTGGGGGACTTGCTTTTGAAAATAAAGCCGCAGAGATTTTCCTTTTGGAGCGCCTTCAGCCGCAGTTTGGCCCACTGCAGCATCTGATCGGTGACGTCTTTTTTGGTTTTGGTCGTTACCAGGCGGGGCGCATGAACTTCACCCTCAAGGTGCATGGATTCACGCGGGACCCCCAGGCCGCACTCCGCCTCAGGGCAGACCGGTACAAAGGAGACATACAGACCGAGGGTGTCGGTTATAAAGCGGTCCAGTTTGTGACCGCCGTCATAACGCACGTTTTGACCCAGAAGGCAGGCGCTCACCCCGATTTTAAACGTATTTTCCATATGGATTTGCCTTTCGCTGAAAAATGTTTTTCCTATAAATGGCGGTTTTTAGGGTAACGTTTGCTTTCATTTCGGCTGCTCCGTTGCGGCGGCTTCCTTTAGCGGCTGTTGCCGCAACCGCAGATCCAGCCAGTCGTTCAATTCCAGAATCCGCCGGGTCATAAAATAGCGGCCGTCGGCAAAGGCACTGTAGTCGCCGCCGCCGGCCATGGCAGCGCTGAACCGGATGGTGTTGGCATAAAAGAGCCAGGTATCGGTCCATATTTTTTCAACGGTCTCATCAAAGGGGTTGGCGCTGCGATCCAGGCCCTGTGCCAGGCCGTGTTGCCAGATATCCGCCATGATTTGGGTCGCTGTGGCGGTGGCGGCATTGGTTTCAGCGATGGTGCTTTCATGTCGCTGCCAGTGCCCCCGGACCCAGCGGTCGTCATGGCAGCTGCGGCAGACGGCCTGCATGGTTTCGGTCCGTTTTTTGCGGGTCTCGGTATCGATGAGGAAATCAGCGGCAGGATCACCGCCGAAATCGGTGGGCAGCGGCAGCCCGTCCTTGTTTCGGATAAGGGTGGTATCCGGTTCTTTGGGCTGCGGGTGGGCATAAATCAGGCCGAAAATCCGCCAGCTCAGCCGGTCGCTCATCTGGTGGGTCCGTTTGGCGATGACCGACCCTTCCGTATTCACCAGCAGGCTGACATGACAGGCGGCGCAGGT
This is a stretch of genomic DNA from Desulfobacterales bacterium. It encodes these proteins:
- a CDS encoding lactate utilization protein yields the protein MEAIYQRWFYEKQAETAIKNLRRNCFEAKYIPDAKAAFKEIMGRVSKEACIGVGDSLTLKEIGVIDALEKGGYQLLNPWKKGITRPESLALRRKALTSDIFLTGTNAVTLDGKLVSIDGLGNRVAGMIFGPLKVVVAVGANKIVANVEEAIARVKNIAAPINAHKHDLKPPFRSPCTDTGFCSECRPPARLCCNTVIIEGCSRDQERICVLIIGEPLGF
- a CDS encoding DUF523 and DUF1722 domain-containing protein — protein: MENTFKIGVSACLLGQNVRYDGGHKLDRFITDTLGLYVSFVPVCPEAECGLGVPRESMHLEGEVHAPRLVTTKTKKDVTDQMLQWAKLRLKALQKENLCGFIFKSKSPSSGMERVNVFNEKGMPVKKGSGLFAAAFMKQFPLIPVEDDGRLHDPKIRENFIERIFTLQRWRRISSGRKRIGDLVDFHTRHKLLILSHSQKHYRFMGKLVAAAKEYPPGELFRIYEAALLEALKHKTTIQKNTNVLQHLMGYFKKQTSADEKQEMLQIIDQYRAGHVPLVVPVTLINHYIRKYQQPYLSGQFYLQPHPVALQLRNHV